The Parolsenella catena region GATGACGGTGCCGGAGTTGGAGCCCATGGCGGAGTTCGTCAGGGCGCTGTTGTCGACGTCGACCTTCTGGGCCGCGGGCTTGAGCTCGTGGTCTCCCAGCTTGATGGTGGGGTCGGAGGCGAGGACCTTGTCGTAGAAACCGGCGATGGTGTCGCCCATGTCGCAGGTGATGAGGTAGTCATTCTCGCCCAGGTCCACCCGCGGCTTGCCGCGATAGGCGAGGAGCTGGTTGTACTGGCTCTCCCTCATGACGTCGAGCCCCAGGAGGTCGGCGTCCGAGTTGGTCATGCCGCCGGGAACTTCGGCTCCCGTCCTCTCGGCGAGGGCGCCAATGGTGAGTGGATTCTCGTCGGGTGTGCCCTCGCCGCTCGTGATGCGGGTGACCTGTTCGCTTCCGAGCGGGAAGTAGGTGTCGTGCTGGACCGTGGAGTCGCAGACGGAGCCAAGGTCGACCCCGCGTGCCTCGAGTTCGCTCGCGACATCGAGCGGCTGGTCCAGCGCGACGTAGCGCACGGGGTTGAGGTCCTCGTCGGTGCCCTCGGAGAGGCTGTAGTTGTACCAGAAGCTCTGGCTGAAGTCGACGGGGTTCACGCGCTCGATGCTGTTGGTCATGGCGTTGACCATCGACATGCCGGTGGTGACGGAGGTGATGGCGAGGAACAGGATCATCGAGATCATGGCCATCGAGAAGGAGACGGTGTTGACCTTGGCGGAGAGCTGGCGAAGCGTGAAGGCGTTCAGGCCGCGCCAATATATGCCGCGCACGGCTTGGAGGAGCTTGAGCAAAAGCCCTGAGAGCCCAAAGAAGAACAGGACGGTTCCGAGGGTTACCATTCCCGTGGTGATCTCAAACTGGGTCATCGCGGCTCCGAGCTCTTCACTCCTGGCGGTGACGGGGAGGCCGTCATGCAGCAGGCGGGAGTAGGCCACTCCGATGAGCACGGCGCCAAGCAGGCACACCAGACCTGCGAGCAGCGGGTTGCGCGTCTTGATCGACTCGTTGCGGCGTCCCGACCCCATGAGGTCGACGAGGCGTGACCTGCGCACCACGCGAAGGTTGAACACGAGCGTCACGAGGAAGATCGTGGCGAGGCATCCCACGGTGAGCGCCAGGGCGCTCGTGGAGAAGATGAATCTGAAGTTGGCGATCTGCGTCTTGAAGAGCGAGGCGGTGAAGAAGACCATCAGCTGGGAGAGGCCAACGCCCAAGATGATGCCGAGGACGAGCGCCGCGGCGGACACGATGACCGTCTCGAGCGCCATGATGCGGGCGACCTGGCCGCGCGTCATGCCCAGCACCTGGTAGAGACCAAACTCCTTGTTGCGACGCTTCATGATGAAGTTGTTGGCGTAGACCATGAGAAAGCCCATGACCGCACCGAGAAACACGGTGAGGTTGCCGAGTAGCTCGCCGAGGACCTCGTCCAGCCCTTCGATGTTGACGTTGGCGAGGTCGACCTGCAAGCTGATGGTGTTGAACGCATAGAAGACGGTCACGCCGAGCGTGAGCGTGAGCAGGTAGATGAGGTAGTCGCGCCGCGCGCGGGCGACGCTGCCCCAGGCGAGCCTACAGAGCATCGGAGCCCTCACCGCCCATCATCGCAACGACCTCCATGATGCGGTCGAAGAACTCGCGACGGGGCGAGCTTCCGCGGCGGAGCTCGGTGAAGATCTTGCCGTCGCGGATGAACAGCACGCGCCCCGTGTAGCTTGCCGCGAAGCTGTCGTGGGTGACCATGAGGATCGTGGCATCCCTCTCCTCGTTGAGCTGCTGGAGGCTCTCGAGCAGGAGGCGGGCGCTCTTGGAGTCGAGGGCGCCGGTGGGCTCGTCCGCCATGATGACGGCAGGCTTGGTGACGAGCGCGCGGGCGGCGGCGACGCGCTGCTGCTGACCGCCGGAGAGCTGGTAGGGATACTTGTCGAGCACGTCCGCGATGTTGAGGCGGCGGGCCATCTCCTCCACGCGGGCAAGCGTCTCGCCGGCGGAGACGCGGGAGATGGTGAGCGGCAGGGCAATGTTCTCGCGGGCAGTGAGGGTGTCGAGCAGGTTCGAGTCCTGGAAGATGAAGCCCAGCTGCTCGCGGCGGAAGCGCGCGAGCTCGCCGGCGCGCATGGACGTGACGTCGACGCCGCGCACGAAGACGTGGCCGCTCGTGGCAGAGTCGATGGTCGAGACGCAGTTGAGCAGCGTCGACTTGCCGGAGCCCGAGGCGCCCATGATGGCGACGAACTCGCCCTCGCTCACGTCGAAGGAGACGTCCGCCAGGGCGCGGGTGGTCGCTCCGCGGCCCTTCTTGCCGCGGTTCCCGTAGGTCTTCTCGAGGTGCTGGACGGAGAGGACCGAGTTCGCAGGTGCCTGACGCACCGCAGGCCCATCGAGAGGAATGTTGGAGTTGGGCTGATAGTGGTTGCCCATGGGTATCCTTTCTTTTACGCCCCGTCGTCGGGGCGCGGCTGCATGACACCAGTATCGTTGCGCGACCGTCCCTGCGGAGCCATCGAATTGGCTTACAGTGTGGTTGCAAAAATGTAATGTTGGGCACCCGCGTGTGCGGGCACGTGGGCGTCGTGCGCGCGGCGCCTCCAGGTCCTGGCGCGAAGCGCTCGCAGAAAGGCGGTTCTTCATGGCGGATGGCAAGATTCCCGAGGAGTTCGAGGTGGGCACGCCCGTGCTCGTGTGCCGCTGGCGCCTGCAGGACGGCGCGCTGCCGATCGAGAACCGGCACCTGCGCGCGCTGGGGCGCCGTCACGTGCTGGGCAAGAAGCTCTCCAGGCAGCTGCTTGCCTGGGCCAAGCAGCACATAGAGTGGACGCTCGCGGACGGCACGGCCGAGCACCCGGACGGCGTGCTCATGCTCCTCGTTGACGCCGAGGGCCGCGCCGCCATGGCGTGCGGAGACTACGAGCCCCTGCCGGACACGACGCTGGCCGGCCTTCTCGCGCGCGCCGCGTCTGGCAGCGACGAGGCGTCCGAGACTGACATCGCCCCCGAGACGATCTGGGTGGGCCGCGGCCGCGGCCTTGCCGTGGGCATGGCGCCCGGCGAGCACCCCTCTGGCGCGGCCTCGCTCGTCGAGGACCTCGCCAAGACGCTTGGCATGCCCGTCGAGCGCGATCCGCAGCTGCTCGCGCGTCTCGCCGACGCTGCCGAGAAGCCCGCCGAGGCGTTCCTCGTCTCGGACGAGCACG contains the following coding sequences:
- a CDS encoding FtsX-like permease family protein is translated as MLCRLAWGSVARARRDYLIYLLTLTLGVTVFYAFNTISLQVDLANVNIEGLDEVLGELLGNLTVFLGAVMGFLMVYANNFIMKRRNKEFGLYQVLGMTRGQVARIMALETVIVSAAALVLGIILGVGLSQLMVFFTASLFKTQIANFRFIFSTSALALTVGCLATIFLVTLVFNLRVVRRSRLVDLMGSGRRNESIKTRNPLLAGLVCLLGAVLIGVAYSRLLHDGLPVTARSEELGAAMTQFEITTGMVTLGTVLFFFGLSGLLLKLLQAVRGIYWRGLNAFTLRQLSAKVNTVSFSMAMISMILFLAITSVTTGMSMVNAMTNSIERVNPVDFSQSFWYNYSLSEGTDEDLNPVRYVALDQPLDVASELEARGVDLGSVCDSTVQHDTYFPLGSEQVTRITSGEGTPDENPLTIGALAERTGAEVPGGMTNSDADLLGLDVMRESQYNQLLAYRGKPRVDLGENDYLITCDMGDTIAGFYDKVLASDPTIKLGDHELKPAAQKVDVDNSALTNSAMGSNSGTVIVPDAVVDDAHLQVKSSYLLVNYNKRGVSTEQGDEFMSQAALSHIEYSNIRSGSDVFGFFGPSVTRSEMLAQTNTTAGAVSYLAIYIGFVLVIACAAILAIQQLSGVSDASRSYRVLSELGCDKRQIAHSMLAQQTVFFMFPLAVGVAHSLVALRVVIDLVRLFGGLTISAMVGFTCVIFLAAYGGYFLVTYAMSRGILNDAVRIRYTA
- a CDS encoding ABC transporter ATP-binding protein, translating into MGNHYQPNSNIPLDGPAVRQAPANSVLSVQHLEKTYGNRGKKGRGATTRALADVSFDVSEGEFVAIMGASGSGKSTLLNCVSTIDSATSGHVFVRGVDVTSMRAGELARFRREQLGFIFQDSNLLDTLTARENIALPLTISRVSAGETLARVEEMARRLNIADVLDKYPYQLSGGQQQRVAAARALVTKPAVIMADEPTGALDSKSARLLLESLQQLNEERDATILMVTHDSFAASYTGRVLFIRDGKIFTELRRGSSPRREFFDRIMEVVAMMGGEGSDAL